The Solanum lycopersicum chromosome 6, SLM_r2.1 genome has a window encoding:
- the LOC101249926 gene encoding uncharacterized protein isoform X1, with the protein MEETNMDDCEHNRESEVAPALIAVHPTQKSVAVAVGSNLRVFNLQEGCSVSLVDNSGVHMHKDSIRAIQYGAEGKLFVSAGDDKLVKIWVTDSWRCISSVSSEKRVTAVAISNDGRFVSFADKFGVIYAVEIEGSHENQSVPNKKAVPILAHYCSIITSLEFSPDGRYIISADRDFKIRVSVFPEKPSDGAHEIQSFCLGHSEFVSCLAFICNQDSQQWYLLSGGGDSTVRLWDFTCGSLLDTCHVGETGLLQSKEGIDDRLLAVTDLCATPWGSLIAVAIQSLAGVMLLSCNLSAKSLHVARVVPIPGETFIPTSLAAASSSNQLWMVMGASTLCTSHSAPLACVKVLNGFCESNQDSVEHEARVLEDKDLPGSEQLLQTLQGSSFIEKDALSAAAEAVKTAMCNLLIKKQYPSENREFRKRGRNDKRVDKKK; encoded by the exons ATGGAGGAAACTAACATGGATGATTGTGAACACAACCGTGAATCTGAGGTTGCTCCGGCGTTAATTGCAGTTCATCCAACTCAGAAATCCGTCGCCGTTGCCGTCGGTTCGAATCTCCGCGTCTTTAATCTTCA AGAAGGTTGTTCGGTTTCATTGGTGGATAATTCAGGAGTGCACATGCATAAGGATTCAATAAGAGCAATTCAATATGGTGCTGAAGGAAAGCTGTTTGTATCTGCTGGCGATGACAAACTTGTTAAGATTTGGGTTACTGATTCTTGGCGGTGCATAAGTTCGGT GTCATCCGAGAAGAGAGTTACTGCTGTTGCCATCAGTAATGATGGGCGTTTTGTATCCTTCGCGGATAAATTTGGTGTAATTTATGCAGTTGAAATAGAAGGTTCTCATGAAAATCAAAGTGTGCCCAATAAGAAGGCAGTCCCAATTCTCGCCCACTACTGCAGCATCATTACTAGTCtg GAGTTTTCACCAGATGGACGTTACATTATTAGTGCCGATCGGGACTTCAAAATCCGA GTCTCTGTGTTCCCAGAAAAGCCATCAGATGGGGCTCATGAGATTCAAAGTTTTTGCCTTGGCCATTCAGA GTTTGTTTCCTGCCTTGCCTTCATCTGCAACCAGGATTCCCAGCAGTGGTATTTGCTTTCAGGAGGTGGTGATTCAACT GTACGCTTGTGGGACTTCACTTGTGGTTCTCTTCTTGATACCTGTCATGTTGGAGAG ACAGGACTATTACAGTCAAAAGAAGGAATAGATGACAGGTTGCTGGCTGTCACTGATCTTTGTGCCACTCCTTGGGGATCTCTAATCGCGGTGGCTATTCAGAG CTTGGCAGGCGTCATGCTTTtgagttgcaacctttcagctAAATCTCTCCATGTTGCAAGA GTGGTTCCGATTCCTGGGGAGACTTTTATTCCCACAAGCTTAGCAGCTGCCTCTTCATCGAATCAGTTGTGGATGGTCATGGGTGCATCGACTCTATGTACTTCCCATTCAGCACCTTTGGCTTGTGTGAAGGTTCTCAATGGTTTCTGCGAGAGCAACCAGGACTCTGTTGAGCACGAGGCACGTGTTTTAGAAGATAAAGATTTACCAGGTAGTGAACAACTCCTTCAAACGTTGCAGGGGAGTTCGTTCATTGAGAAAGATGCACTATCAGCGGCTGCAGAAGCAGTGAAAACTGCAATGTGTAATCTATTAATCAAGAAGCAGTACCCTTCTGAAAATCGAGAGTTTAGAAAGAGAGGGAGGAACGACAAGAGAGTAGATAAGAAAAAATGA
- the LOC101249926 gene encoding uncharacterized protein isoform X2 — protein MHKDSIRAIQYGAEGKLFVSAGDDKLVKIWVTDSWRCISSVSSEKRVTAVAISNDGRFVSFADKFGVIYAVEIEGSHENQSVPNKKAVPILAHYCSIITSLEFSPDGRYIISADRDFKIRVSVFPEKPSDGAHEIQSFCLGHSEFVSCLAFICNQDSQQWYLLSGGGDSTVRLWDFTCGSLLDTCHVGETGLLQSKEGIDDRLLAVTDLCATPWGSLIAVAIQSLAGVMLLSCNLSAKSLHVARVVPIPGETFIPTSLAAASSSNQLWMVMGASTLCTSHSAPLACVKVLNGFCESNQDSVEHEARVLEDKDLPGSEQLLQTLQGSSFIEKDALSAAAEAVKTAMCNLLIKKQYPSENREFRKRGRNDKRVDKKK, from the exons ATGCATAAGGATTCAATAAGAGCAATTCAATATGGTGCTGAAGGAAAGCTGTTTGTATCTGCTGGCGATGACAAACTTGTTAAGATTTGGGTTACTGATTCTTGGCGGTGCATAAGTTCGGT GTCATCCGAGAAGAGAGTTACTGCTGTTGCCATCAGTAATGATGGGCGTTTTGTATCCTTCGCGGATAAATTTGGTGTAATTTATGCAGTTGAAATAGAAGGTTCTCATGAAAATCAAAGTGTGCCCAATAAGAAGGCAGTCCCAATTCTCGCCCACTACTGCAGCATCATTACTAGTCtg GAGTTTTCACCAGATGGACGTTACATTATTAGTGCCGATCGGGACTTCAAAATCCGA GTCTCTGTGTTCCCAGAAAAGCCATCAGATGGGGCTCATGAGATTCAAAGTTTTTGCCTTGGCCATTCAGA GTTTGTTTCCTGCCTTGCCTTCATCTGCAACCAGGATTCCCAGCAGTGGTATTTGCTTTCAGGAGGTGGTGATTCAACT GTACGCTTGTGGGACTTCACTTGTGGTTCTCTTCTTGATACCTGTCATGTTGGAGAG ACAGGACTATTACAGTCAAAAGAAGGAATAGATGACAGGTTGCTGGCTGTCACTGATCTTTGTGCCACTCCTTGGGGATCTCTAATCGCGGTGGCTATTCAGAG CTTGGCAGGCGTCATGCTTTtgagttgcaacctttcagctAAATCTCTCCATGTTGCAAGA GTGGTTCCGATTCCTGGGGAGACTTTTATTCCCACAAGCTTAGCAGCTGCCTCTTCATCGAATCAGTTGTGGATGGTCATGGGTGCATCGACTCTATGTACTTCCCATTCAGCACCTTTGGCTTGTGTGAAGGTTCTCAATGGTTTCTGCGAGAGCAACCAGGACTCTGTTGAGCACGAGGCACGTGTTTTAGAAGATAAAGATTTACCAGGTAGTGAACAACTCCTTCAAACGTTGCAGGGGAGTTCGTTCATTGAGAAAGATGCACTATCAGCGGCTGCAGAAGCAGTGAAAACTGCAATGTGTAATCTATTAATCAAGAAGCAGTACCCTTCTGAAAATCGAGAGTTTAGAAAGAGAGGGAGGAACGACAAGAGAGTAGATAAGAAAAAATGA